Proteins found in one Synergistaceae bacterium genomic segment:
- a CDS encoding 4Fe-4S binding protein, whose amino-acid sequence MAKAVVDQDVCVGCESCVSACPVSAISVADGKAKVDAAACVECGTCVSTCPVSAISQ is encoded by the coding sequence ATGGCAAAAGCAGTAGTAGATCAGGATGTTTGTGTAGGTTGCGAGTCTTGTGTATCAGCCTGCCCGGTATCAGCAATTTCTGTAGCAGACGGAAAAGCGAAAGTTGATGCAGCTGCTTGCGTAGAGTGCGGGACATGTGTATCAACCTGCCCGGTAAGTGCGATTTCACAGTAA